The DNA window AACCGATTCGAAAAGCTAATGAACAGACAAAACTATCGCTATTTACTGCTACTTGCAGTAACGCTACTCTTTTCTGCATGTAAATCTGCAAAAAACATCGCCTATCTGGAAGGAGCCGAATCACTAACTACTGATCAACTGGCTCAAAGTTCACAACCCTTTAATGCTACCATCAAGCCGAACGATTTACTGCGTATTGTGGTAAGTGGTTCCGAAGATGCCGATACTTATATTCCTTTTAATATTACAACTTCAGTTCCTTATAGTGCAAATGCAGTACAAGCTACTGCTACATTACAAAGTTATTTGGTAGATAGCAAAGGCACTATTGATTTTCCAATGTTAGGAAAATTGGCCGTAGTCAATCAAACTACCGATGCTGTTACAAAAACAATTACTCAAAAGCTTAGAACGTATTTAAAAGGAGATATCGTAATAACCGTTCGTTTTGCCGATTATAAAATATCCGTACTGGGCGAAGTTGCTCGTCCGGGA is part of the uncultured Bacteroides sp. genome and encodes:
- a CDS encoding polysaccharide biosynthesis/export family protein, yielding MNRQNYRYLLLLAVTLLFSACKSAKNIAYLEGAESLTTDQLAQSSQPFNATIKPNDLLRIVVSGSEDADTYIPFNITTSVPYSANAVQATATLQSYLVDSKGTIDFPMLGKLAVVNQTTDAVTKTITQKLRTYLKGDIVITVRFADYKISVLGEVARPGAFTVSDEKINVLQALSMAGDLTIYGRREVVKILRELPDGQKNIVTLNLNDKNLIFSPYFYLQQGDVVYVEPNQAKAKGSDVGSATSILISVTSVLIGVASLIVTIAK